One window of Magallana gigas chromosome 2, xbMagGiga1.1, whole genome shotgun sequence genomic DNA carries:
- the LOC105321454 gene encoding uncharacterized protein: METAIFTTTRMCQHPLTEEMIGSNNHFQRVRLHSHLIMCGRINRSWTSPGPLFQKMIGSRIHLHSFLPHTFQVTCGRINRLGTRPLTSIQEVSGTDGHLIYQPPPDSQVVSDVVFLHRCTVIIVTSVYKVTVIKHAGWFVHVIRCCHYGLPFYKHC; this comes from the exons atggaAACG GCCATTTTCACGACTACCAGAATGTGCCAACATCCTTTGACAGAG GAAATGATTGGCAGCAACAACCATTTTCAGAGAGTTCGTCTCCATTCTCATCTG ATAATGTGTGGCAGAATAAACCGTTCTTGGACCAGCCCCGGCCCCTTGTTTCAG aaaatgattGGCAGCAGAATCCATCTTCATTCGTTTCTTCCTCACACTTTTCAG GTAACATGTGGCAGGATCAACCGTCTCGGGACCCGTCCCCTTACTTCCATACAG GAAGTAAGTGGCACCGATGGTCACCTGATCTACCAGCCTCCACCAGACAGCCAG GTAGTTTCAGATGTCGTTTTTCTCCATCGATGTACGGTTATTATTGTGACCTCTGTGTACAAAGTTACGGTCATAAAGCATGCAGGATGGTTTGTCCATGTCATTAGATGCTGTCATTATGGCCTGCCATTTTATAAACACTGTTGA
- the LOC136271796 gene encoding uncharacterized protein, with translation MDSLVFLRIVFLLCWFQIQIVETFSFYGRGNVLHQNPFSDISSTFSSGKMWQDQPYLDPPPPFYTGNDWQQNPTLDYSSSFSSGNVWRNQPPWNTPSPYVSESIWQQEPDPYVSSKSGNEWHQWAPDHRPSTRQPGKELLYQ, from the exons ATGGATTCACTTGTGTTTTTGCGAATTGTATTCCTCCTTTGCTGGTTTCAAATACAAATAGTGGAGACTTTCTCATTCTATGGAAGAG gaAATGTTTTGCATCAGAACCCATTTTCAGATATTTCATCCACATTCTCTTCAG GTAAAATGTGGCAGGATCAACCGTACTTGGACCCTCCCCCACCCTTCTATACAG gaaATGATTGGCAACAGAATCCAACTTTAGATTACTCATCCTCATTTTCTTCAG GTAACGTGTGGCGAAATCAACCGCCTTGGAATACTCCTAGTCCCTATGTTTCAG AAAGTATTTGGCAGCAAGAACCAGATCCATATGTGTCATCAAAGTCAG GAAATGAGTGGCATCAATGGGCACCTGATCATAGACCCTCGACCAGACAGCCAGGTAAGGAACTTTTATATCAGTGA